A genomic window from Luteolibacter sp. LG18 includes:
- a CDS encoding succinate dehydrogenase/fumarate reductase iron-sulfur subunit: MSKKLNLTLKVWRQKNADSAGKIETYAAKDIPEEASFLEMLDIVNEELVNSGDEPIHFDHDCREGICGMCSLTINGIPHGKDRGVTTCQLHMRKFSDGDTIWIEPFRAKAFPVIRDLITDRSSFDRIIAAGGYIDVRTGSAVDANALPISKADADTAFDAAACIGCGACVASCKNASAMLFVSAKVSHLGHLPQGQPERDKRVLAMVRQMDSEGFGNCTNQYECEAVCPKEISADHIARMNRDFAKASAAEALV; this comes from the coding sequence ATGTCCAAGAAGCTCAATCTCACTCTCAAGGTCTGGCGTCAAAAGAACGCCGATTCCGCTGGCAAGATCGAAACCTACGCGGCGAAGGACATTCCCGAGGAAGCCTCCTTCCTCGAGATGCTCGACATCGTCAACGAGGAGCTCGTGAACTCCGGTGACGAGCCGATCCATTTCGACCACGATTGCCGCGAGGGTATCTGCGGCATGTGCTCGCTGACCATCAATGGCATCCCGCACGGCAAGGACCGCGGCGTGACGACCTGCCAGCTCCACATGCGCAAGTTCTCCGATGGCGACACCATCTGGATCGAGCCCTTCCGCGCCAAGGCCTTCCCGGTCATCCGCGACCTGATCACCGATCGCTCGTCCTTCGACCGCATCATCGCGGCCGGTGGCTACATCGACGTCCGCACCGGCTCCGCCGTGGACGCGAACGCGCTGCCGATCTCGAAGGCGGATGCCGACACGGCCTTCGACGCCGCCGCCTGCATCGGCTGCGGTGCCTGCGTCGCCTCCTGCAAGAACGCCTCGGCGATGCTCTTCGTGTCCGCGAAGGTCAGCCACCTCGGCCACCTGCCGCAGGGCCAACCGGAGCGCGACAAGCGCGTGCTCGCGATGGTCCGCCAGATGGACTCCGAAGGCTTCGGCAACTGCACCAACCAGTATGAGTGCGAGGCCGTCTGCCCGAAGGAGATCAGTGCCGACCACATCGCCCGTATGAACCGCGACTTCGCGAAGGCCTCGGCCGCCGAAGCGTTGGTTTGA
- a CDS encoding fumarate reductase/succinate dehydrogenase flavoprotein subunit, which produces MILDAKIPSGPLDQKWSKHKIDSKLINPANKRKYTILVVGSGLAGGAAAATLAELGYQVKCFCYQDSPRRAHSIAAQGGINAAKNYRNDGDSTFRLFYDTLKGGDFRSREANVYRLAEVSSNIIDQCVAQGVPFAREYGGLLDNRSFGGAQVSRTFYARGQTGQQLLIGCYQALEKEIHKGGVKMFPRTEMLDLVLVDGQAKGIVVRDLKTGKISSYAGDAVLLATGGYGNVFFLSTNAMGCNVTGAWRAAKKGALFANPCYTQIHPTCIPVSGDYQSKLTLMSESLRNDGRIWVPKSQDIAEKIRRKQLNPAEVPDDQRDYYLERKYPSFGNLSPRDISSRAAKEACDDGRGVASTGLGVYLDFRDAIQRLGEDTIRARYGNLFQMYEKIAGEDPYSRPMMIYPAVHYTMGGLWVDYNLMSNIPGLHVLGEANFSDHGANRLGASALMQGLADGYFVAPTTVANYLATQKPGSVTTDHPEFKKAEADINEKTNRLVNINGKRTVDSFHRDLGKVMWDKCGMERTAAGLQEALKEIPAIREEFWNNVRIPGSGEGANMELEKAGRVADFLEFGELMCYDALNREESCGGHFRGEHQYTQADPEVQSGKTQPGEAKRDDENFAYVAAWEFTGAGNRPSLHKEPLVFETLKPSVRSYQ; this is translated from the coding sequence ATGATTCTCGACGCCAAGATCCCGTCCGGCCCGCTCGACCAGAAGTGGTCCAAGCACAAGATCGACTCGAAGCTGATCAACCCGGCCAACAAGCGGAAATACACCATCCTCGTGGTGGGCTCCGGCCTGGCCGGTGGTGCCGCTGCCGCCACGCTCGCCGAGCTGGGCTACCAGGTGAAGTGCTTCTGCTACCAGGACAGCCCGCGCCGCGCCCACTCGATCGCCGCCCAGGGTGGCATCAATGCCGCGAAGAACTACCGCAACGACGGCGACTCCACCTTCCGCCTGTTCTACGACACCCTCAAGGGCGGTGACTTCCGCTCCCGCGAGGCGAACGTCTACCGTCTGGCCGAGGTTTCCTCCAACATCATCGACCAGTGCGTGGCCCAGGGCGTGCCCTTCGCCCGCGAATACGGTGGCCTGCTCGACAACCGCTCCTTCGGCGGCGCCCAGGTGTCCCGCACCTTCTACGCCCGCGGTCAGACCGGGCAGCAGCTCCTCATCGGCTGCTACCAGGCGCTTGAAAAGGAGATCCACAAGGGCGGCGTGAAGATGTTCCCGCGCACCGAGATGCTCGATCTGGTGCTGGTGGACGGCCAGGCCAAGGGCATCGTGGTCCGCGACCTGAAGACCGGCAAGATCTCGTCCTACGCGGGCGACGCCGTCCTGCTCGCCACCGGCGGCTACGGCAACGTGTTCTTCCTTTCCACCAACGCGATGGGTTGCAACGTGACCGGCGCGTGGCGCGCGGCCAAGAAGGGCGCGCTCTTCGCGAACCCGTGCTACACCCAGATCCACCCGACCTGCATCCCGGTCAGCGGCGACTACCAGTCGAAGCTCACCCTGATGTCCGAGTCGCTCCGCAACGACGGCCGCATCTGGGTGCCGAAGTCGCAGGACATCGCCGAGAAGATCCGCCGCAAGCAGCTCAATCCCGCCGAGGTCCCCGATGACCAGCGCGACTACTATCTGGAGCGCAAGTATCCGTCCTTCGGCAACCTGTCGCCGCGCGACATTTCCTCCCGCGCCGCCAAGGAAGCCTGCGACGACGGCCGCGGCGTGGCGTCCACCGGCCTCGGCGTGTATCTCGATTTCCGCGACGCCATCCAGCGCCTCGGCGAGGACACGATCCGCGCCCGCTACGGCAACCTCTTCCAGATGTATGAGAAGATCGCCGGCGAGGACCCCTACAGCCGTCCGATGATGATCTACCCCGCCGTGCACTACACCATGGGCGGCCTGTGGGTGGACTACAACCTGATGTCGAACATCCCCGGCCTGCACGTGCTGGGCGAGGCGAACTTCTCCGACCACGGCGCGAACCGCCTCGGAGCCTCCGCGCTGATGCAGGGTCTGGCCGACGGCTACTTCGTGGCCCCGACCACCGTGGCGAACTACCTGGCCACCCAGAAGCCCGGCTCCGTCACCACCGACCACCCGGAATTCAAGAAGGCAGAGGCCGACATCAACGAGAAGACCAACCGCCTGGTGAACATCAACGGCAAGCGCACGGTGGATTCCTTCCACCGCGACCTCGGCAAGGTGATGTGGGACAAGTGCGGCATGGAACGCACCGCCGCCGGCCTGCAGGAAGCGCTCAAGGAGATCCCCGCGATCCGCGAGGAGTTCTGGAACAACGTCCGCATCCCCGGCTCCGGCGAAGGCGCGAACATGGAACTCGAAAAGGCCGGCCGCGTGGCCGACTTCCTCGAGTTCGGCGAGCTGATGTGCTACGACGCCCTGAACCGCGAGGAATCCTGCGGCGGCCACTTCCGCGGCGAGCACCAGTACACACAAGCCGACCCCGAAGTGCAGTCCGGCAAGACCCAGCCCGGCGAGGCCAAGCGCGACGACGAGAACTTCGCCTACGTGGCCGCCTGGGAATTCACCGGCGCCGGCAACCGCCCCTCGCTCCACAAGGAGCCGCTCGTGTTCGAGACCCTCAAGCCTTCCGTCCGCAGCTATCAATAA